The following proteins are co-located in the Cryptosporangium phraense genome:
- a CDS encoding enoyl-CoA hydratase/isomerase family protein, protein MTLGVRDLLDALGDPKAAETFSAALGVPVLAVEVPDGASAAGLAAIVDPSRSAVDLRALPTVVVLLVPDPAVFDGAGHVPLLLGDVLLTDDGSAARPYVTGDVAGRLSALTAVAERNPVAATSLALLLRGSEGPDVPAGLVAESATYSTLQSGAEFASWRASRPAQPPERGPERVRIERDGDILHVTLARPQRRNALDAPMRDALAEAFALAVADRDLTIELRGDGPDFCAGGDLDEFGSRPDPARAHLTRLTRSPARLLHTASARATAHLHGACLGAGIELPAFAGRVVAAPDTSIGLPEVGLGLVPGAGGTVSLPRRIGRQRTAWLGLSGQRLDAATALSWGLVDEVS, encoded by the coding sequence GTGACACTGGGGGTCCGCGACCTGCTCGACGCGCTCGGCGATCCCAAGGCCGCGGAGACGTTCTCGGCCGCGCTCGGTGTTCCGGTGCTGGCCGTCGAGGTCCCGGACGGCGCGTCCGCGGCCGGGCTCGCCGCGATCGTCGATCCGAGCCGGTCCGCGGTCGACCTGCGGGCTCTGCCCACGGTCGTGGTGCTGCTCGTGCCCGACCCGGCCGTCTTCGACGGCGCGGGTCACGTCCCGCTCCTGCTGGGCGACGTTCTGCTCACTGACGACGGGTCGGCCGCGCGCCCGTACGTGACCGGCGACGTGGCCGGGAGGCTTTCGGCGTTGACCGCGGTCGCCGAGCGGAACCCGGTCGCGGCGACGTCGCTCGCGCTGCTGCTGCGCGGCTCGGAGGGGCCGGACGTGCCGGCCGGGCTGGTCGCCGAGTCGGCCACGTACTCCACGCTCCAGTCCGGCGCCGAGTTCGCGAGCTGGCGAGCATCCCGCCCGGCCCAGCCGCCGGAGCGCGGCCCTGAGCGGGTTCGGATCGAGCGGGACGGGGACATTCTGCACGTCACGCTGGCCAGGCCGCAGCGGCGAAACGCGCTCGACGCGCCGATGCGCGACGCGCTGGCCGAAGCCTTCGCGCTGGCCGTGGCCGACCGGGACCTCACGATCGAGCTACGCGGCGACGGCCCCGACTTCTGCGCGGGCGGCGACCTGGACGAATTCGGGAGCCGCCCCGACCCGGCCCGAGCCCACCTGACCCGCCTGACCCGCAGCCCGGCCCGGCTCCTGCACACCGCCTCGGCGCGCGCCACCGCCCACCTGCACGGCGCCTGCCTCGGGGCGGGCATCGAGCTTCCGGCATTCGCCGGACGGGTCGTCGCCGCCCCGGACACGTCGATCGGGCTACCCGAAGTCGGCCTCGGCCTGGTGCCCGGCGCCGGCGGGACGGTCAGCCTGCCCCGCCGGATCGGACGCCAGCGCACGGCCTGGCTGGGCCTGTCGGGGCAGCGGCTGGACGCGGCGACCGCGCTGAGCTGGGGCCTGGTCGACGAAGTGTCCTAG
- a CDS encoding MarR family winged helix-turn-helix transcriptional regulator, with translation MTSPERLDPTELGAFFALMEVSSLLQHAVDQQLRTDGGLTNVQFKVLMALRETPGGQLRMTDLADSLVVSRSGLTYQAGLLENAGLVVRAPSPEDERSTTVSLTAEGRERIETVLSGHVAVVRRLLIDPLSRAEVSALGDALTRVRDHMRTDPPRSAAPRARRRSS, from the coding sequence ATGACGAGCCCCGAACGCCTCGACCCCACCGAGCTCGGGGCGTTCTTCGCGCTGATGGAAGTCAGCAGCCTGCTCCAACACGCGGTCGACCAGCAGCTCCGCACGGACGGCGGGCTCACCAACGTCCAGTTCAAGGTCTTGATGGCGCTGCGGGAGACGCCCGGCGGTCAGCTGCGGATGACCGACCTGGCCGACAGCCTGGTGGTCAGCCGGAGCGGGCTGACCTACCAGGCGGGGCTGCTCGAGAACGCCGGGCTGGTCGTGCGCGCGCCGTCGCCGGAGGACGAGCGCAGCACGACCGTGAGCCTGACCGCGGAGGGGCGGGAGCGGATCGAGACCGTGCTGAGCGGCCACGTCGCGGTCGTCCGGCGGCTGCTGATCGATCCGTTGAGCCGGGCCGAGGTCAGCGCGCTCGGCGACGCGCTCACCCGGGTGCGCGACCACATGCGCACGGATCCGCCCCGGTCGGCCGCGCCCCGGGCCCGGCGGCGGTCGTCGTGA